GCGTCGCAGCAGCGCCCGTACGCGCGCGAACAGCTCGTCCAGTTCGAACGGCTTGACCAGGTAGTCGTCGGCGCCCGCGTCGAGCCCGGTCACGCGGTCGCCGACGGTGTCGCGGGCCGTGAGCATCAGGATCGGCGTCCTGGACCCGCCGGCCCGCAGCCGCCGGGCGGCCGTGAGGCCGTCCATGCGCGGCATCTGGATGTCGAGGACGACCAGGTCGGGCTGGTACGCGGCCGCCTTGCCGAGAGCGTCCGCGCCGTCGACGGCGACCTCCGTGCCGTAGCCCTCGAAGGCGAGGCTGCGCTGGAGCGCCTCGCGGACGGCGGGTTCGTCGTCGACGATGAGAATGCGCTGGGGTTCGCGGTCGCCTTCGGCGGGGCTCATGGGCGGGCTTCCTCGGTGGTGGGGACGGTGGTGGGGGCCGGTATCAGCCTCGCACGGTGGCGCTGCGGGTGGG
The DNA window shown above is from Streptomyces sp. NBC_01445 and carries:
- a CDS encoding response regulator transcription factor, which encodes MSPAEGDREPQRILIVDDEPAVREALQRSLAFEGYGTEVAVDGADALGKAAAYQPDLVVLDIQMPRMDGLTAARRLRAGGSRTPILMLTARDTVGDRVTGLDAGADDYLVKPFELDELFARVRALLRRSAYASAAGPADDAGDVLSFADLRMDLATREVTRGARTVELTRTEFTLLEMFLAHPRQVLTREQILKAVWGFDFEPSSNSLDVYVMYLRRKTEAGGEPRLVHTVRGVGYVLRGGGE